In Streptomyces sp. HUAS ZL42, the DNA window TGGGGCATCTCGCTCACCTCGACCCCGCACCCGGTCTCCGTCGGTGAGCAGTGGCGGCAGTGGTTCGGCGCGATCGGGCTGATCCTCGCCACGTACGGCACGCTGATGCTCAACTTCTGCGACTTCTCCCGCTTCGCCCCCGACTACAAGACCGTCCGGCGCGGCAACTTCTGGGGCCTGCCCATCAACTCGACGGCCTTCGTGGTCGTTTCGGTGATCGTCACGGCCGGCTCGCTGGAGGTGTTCGGCGAGGCGATCACGGACCCCGCGGAGCTGGTCGCCAAGGTCGGCAACACCTGGGTGCTGGTCCTGGCGGCGTTCACCTTCGCCGTCGCCACCATGGGCGTCAACATCGTCGCCAACTTCGTCTCACCGGCGTACGACCTCGCCAACGTCTGGCCGCAGAAGATCACCTTCAAGATCGGCGGCATGATCAGCACGGTTGCGGCGCTGGTCGTGACCCCCTGGAACCTCTTCTCCAACCCCACCGTCGTCAACTACTTCCTCGGCGGCCTCGGCGCCTTCCTGGGCCCGCTGTTCGGCGTGATCATGGTCGATTACTACTGGGTCAAGCGCGGCCGCGTCGACGTGAACGAACTGTTCGACGCCCGCCCCGGCTCCCGCTACTACTACCGCAAGGGCGTCAACCCCAAGGCGCTGTGGGCGTTCCTGCCGTCGGCCGGTGTCGCGGCGGTGCTCGCGCTGGTGAAGACGTTCAGCGATGTCGCACCGTACTCGTGGTTCATCGGGACGGCGCTGGCGGCGGGGCTGTATCTGGCGCTCTGCCGCAGCGAGCGGACGGCTGCAGCCGCTGTTCCCGAGAAGCCCGTGGAGGCATGAGCGGCGTGCGGATCGTCGTCACCAACTGCAACACCACGCAGGAGATGACCGAGGAGATCGTACGAGGTGCCCGGGCCGCGGCCGGCCCGGGCACCACCGTGACCGGACTGACCCCGGCATGGGGACCCGAGTCCGCGGAGGGCTGGCTCGACAGCTACCTGTCCGCCGCGGCGGTCATCGACCTGCTGCGGACGTACGACGGTCCCGCGTACGACGCCGTCGTCATGGCCGGCTTCGGGGAGCACGGACGCGAGGGCGTACGGGAACTGGTGGACGTACCGGTCGTCGACATCACCGAGGCCGCGGCACACCTGGCGTGTCTGCTCGGGCGACGGTACGGCGTCGTCACCACCCTCGAGCGGTCCTGCGGGCAGATCGAGGACAGCCTGGAGACGGCCGGGGTCGGCCGCAACTGCGTCGCCGTGGTCGGCACGGGCCTGAGCGTCCTCGACCTCGGCGACGGGGACCCGGCCCGCACGGAGGCGGCATTCCTGGCGGCCGCCGAGCGGGCGCGGGAGGCCGGTGCCGAGGTGCTGGTGCTGGGGTGCGCCGGGATGACGGGGCTGCAGCGGGCGGTGGGGCAGAAGCTGGGGGTTCCGGTGGTCGACGGGGTGGGAGCCGCCGTGAAGCTCGCGGAGTCGCTGGTGGGGCTGGGACTGACCACGAGCCGGGTGGGAAGTTATGCCAAGCCGTTGCCGAAGCGGAGGGTGTGGCGGGCGCGGTCGGAGTGAGTGCGAGGGTGCGGTAACGGCCCCTGCGACCGGCTCACGGCCGCCACACATACCGCACGTCGGGCTCCTTCTCCTCGTTGTCCAGCCCGTCCGTGTACTCCACGGCGACGAATCCGTGCCGCTCGTAGAAGCGGTGGGCGGGCTTGTTGACCTGGAACGTCCACAGGGCCAGCCCCTGTGGACTGCGTTCCTTGGCGAGCGCGACGAACCGGTCCCCGATGCCGCGCCCGCGCCAGTCGGGGTCCAGGTAGAGCTGGGACAACAACTCCCCGTCGAGCACCATGAGCCCCACGATTCGGCCGCCGTGCCCGTGCGCGGCCTCGGCCACCCACGTCTCGCGCGACGGCACCACCACGTCCCGGATGTAGTCGCGCACCTCGTCGTCCGAGCGCGGCCGGACGACCGTGGGCAGCGCGGCGCCGAAGGAACGGAGATAGACGTCTGCCGTGGCGGCGGCGTCGGCGGGGGTGGCGCGGCGAAGACCGACCGACGGCTCGGAACTCACGGACGTGCCTCTTCCGGCTCCGGTACGACGGCGGTGGCAGTGATCTCCACGAGTTGCCCGGTGTACCCCAGGCAGGCGACCCCGATCAGGGTCGAGGAGTGCGGACCGGAACTGAGCCCGGATGCCTCGACGACGTCCCACACGGCGGACAGCACCGAGGTCTCACTGCTCACCACGTACACGTCGGTGGACACGACGTGGGCCAAGTCGCTTCCGACCGCTCGCAGTTGCTCCTCGAGATTGGCGATCACCTGCTCGGCCTGGCGCACGGGATCTCCCTCCCCGACCAGCTTCCCGCCCCCGTCGATCGGCACGGAACCGGCGAGGAAGGCGAGCCTGCTGCCGGCCTCGACGACGGAGGCATGGGAGTAGGTGGGCGGCGGGAAGAGGCCGGGGACGGTGACGCGCCGGATCATGCTGCTCCTCGAAGCGGCTCGGGGGCTTCGGACGACCTGCCGATCCTCCGGGGCGACGGCCATGACCGCATCCGATTTTCGGGGCGACTCCACCCGAGACGACGGCGAGCGTGAAAACCGTTGGACAGGCGACCGACCCGCCGTCACCCTTGCCCCCGTGGCCGCAGGCCGCAGCCTGGGAGCCCAGGAGGTCTGCTGTGTCACGCACCGCCCACCATGTCCCCACCAGGCACCGCACCCACCCCGCCTACTGGCCGCTCGGCACGGCGGGCCCCTGCACCGGCCATGTCCTGACGGAACTTCGGTACGCCGAGAACGACTTGACCCAGGCCGAGCGTGACGGCCGCCGTCCCACACCGACCCTCGTCGTGCGGAGCTTCGCCGCGTACACCTATCCCCGCGCACTGAACGAGCGGCTGAGCAGCCCGTACGAGTCCACGGCCAGGGCCGCGCTGCGGGCCTTCCGTACGTCCGCCCGCAAACACCTGCGCGCCGCCCGCGCGGACACCCTCCTCCTTGCCGCCGAAGAACTGGACCACCCACCGACCCGTCACCGACACCGTGACCTCTGGGAAGCGTGACCCACAGCCGTGAACTCCCTCACCGACCCGGTCTTCCTCGACACCGCCGCCGACCGCCTCGCCGCCCTCCCCACCGTCCAGGCCGTCGCCCTTGGCGGCTCCCGGGCGCAGGGCACGCACCGGCCCGGCAGCGACTGGGACCTGGCCGTCTACTACCGCGGCCCTTTCGACCTCGCTGACCTGCGAGCCCTCGGCTGGGAGGGCGAGGTCTCCGAGATCGGCGGCTGGGGCGGCGGTGTCTTCAACGGCGGTGCCTGGCTGACGATCGACGGCCGGCGCGTCGACGTGCACTACCGCGACCTCGACGTGGTCGAGCACGAGATGGCGGAGGCGGAGGAGGGGCGGTTCCGGGTGGAGCCGCTGCTGTTCCATCTCGCGGGGATTCCCAGTTACCTCGTCGTCGCGGAGCTGGCGATCAATCAGGTGTTGCGGGGTGAGCTCCCGCGGCCCGGCGCCTATCCGGAGAAGCTGCGCGTCTCCGCCGCCGAGCGCTGGCGCGGGACGGCCCACGCAACCCTTGCCTACGCACAGGCCAACCATGTTCCTGCGGGACGGCTGACAGAGGTGGTGGGGGCCATTGCCACGGCGGCCGTGCAGGCCGGGCACGGCGTGCTGGCCGGGCGCGGGGAGTGGGTGACGAATGAGAAGCGGTTGCTGGAACGCGCCGGACTGAGGGACGTCGACGGCATCATCGCCGAGTTGGGGAGTACTGGCTCCGGCGAATTGAAGAACGGGGTGGAAAGGGCGCAGGCGCTCTTGACGCGCGCCGGGCATTCCTGCCCCGAATAATCCTTCGAAACAAGGCAGTTGCCGCTGCTACCGTCCTTCTCGTGGCGAAACTCAATCAGATCATCGCAGTCGAGAAGGGCATCAAGTCCAAGGCCCACCAGGACCTGACGGCCGCTCATCACGGGCTGCAGAAGCCCGCGTTGCTGGCCGGCATCTCACGGACGTACCAGCCGAAGGACGAGGAGGGCGAGCAGCTGCCGCCCGAGTCGACGCGGGTGCAGGTGAAGGCCGAGGACGTGCTGCGGGAGACCGCGGCCACCCTGACCCGGCTGTTCGACGTGACCGCCACGAAGGACTGGGCCAACTGCACCGCCCGCGCCGATGTGAAGGTGGACGGGCGGGTGCTCGTCGCCGACGTTCCGGTGTCCTACCTGCTCTTCCTCGAGAAGCAGCTCGTCGACCTCAACACCTTCGTACGGAAGCTGCCCGTCCTCGACGCCTCCGAGTCCTGGGTGCAGGACCCGTCGACCGACGCGTGGAAGACCGAGCCGGTGCGGACGCTGCGCACCAAGAAGGTGCCCCGCAACCATGTGAAGGCGGAGGCGACCGACAAGCACCCGGCCCAGGTCGAGGTGTACTACGAGGACATCCCCGTCGGGTACTGGACCACCGTGAAGTTCTCCGGTGCCCTGCCCGCGCGGCGCGTCAACGAACTCCTCGACCGGGTCGAGAAGTTGCAGCAGGCCGTGAAATTCGCCCGCGAAGAGGCGAACGGCGTCGACGTCGTCGACCAGCGCGTCGGTGACGCCGTGTTCGGCTACCTGTTCGGGTAGCCTTGAAGACTCCCCGGTCCTTTGCGACCGGGGTGCGCGAGGAGCGCAAGCTGAAGCTGAAGCTTGTCGTGACTGCGCGGTTCCAGTGGAGGTTCGAATCCTCCCCGCGGCATCAAAACGTCATCACACACCGTGCCGCGGTAGCCCAATCCGGCAGAGGCAGACCGCGATCAATCTCAGACTCTCGCTCCAGACTCAGCATTCGCCGCCGATCGCCGGATCGACCGGGCCCGGGCCCCAGTACGTCGAAATGCCGGTTCAAGTCCGGCCCGCGCAGCTCGATGTGCGGTGGTCCAAAGGCAGGACGCGACGACATCATGACTGACCTGGGTTCTCAAGCGTGCCGGCGTGCGACATGGGCGGCTCCACAGGGGCCGGGGGCAGGCTACGCCCCCGGTCCCGCTTTCGTTCCCGCGACTCCCGCTTTCGTCCCCGCCGCCGCCCGACGGGAATTGCGTTCATAAAGAACGCGGGTTTCAGGCGAATTGTCACGCCCCGGAAACGCAACCGCCCCATTCCCTCCAAGACCCCGCCCTACCGTGGACACCACAGCCCGGCCACCGTCGCCCGAAGGCCCACCCCGCCCTCTCCGACAGGAGCCTTGTGTCCCGCCGCGTCACCCTCGCCCTGCCGCCCTGGCTCGCCCACACCCTGCGTACCCAGCGGGGACCCGTGCCCTGGAACGCGGTGGTCAGAGGGGCGTTGGCGAGCGGTCCGCTGCTGGTCGCAGCCTTGGTGTCCGGCCGTATCTCCCTCGGCGTCGTGGCCGCCATCGCCGCGATGCTCGCCGGGATCAACGACCGGCCCGGCAGCCGACGGGCCTCGGTCAGGCGTCTCGGTGTGCCCGCGCTGGCCGGATCGCTGGGGCTGCTGATCGGGACGTACGCAGGGGACCACGTCGGTGCCGTCGCGTTGACCTTCGTCCTGACCGGGCTCGGGCTCGTCGCGGGAGGCATCAGCGCCATCGGGCCCGTTGCCTCCGGCGCGGCCACGCAACTGCTCGTCGCCTCCGCCATCGGTGCCGGCATGCCCCTGCCCGCGCCCGGGTGGCAGCGGGCGCTCGCCTTCCTCGTGGGAGCCGGATGGCTGCTCGCGCTGAGGCTCGTGCTGCCCACGCCCGGTGCGCTCGCCGGTGACTTCCGGTTCGACGGGGAGCGGGACGCGGTGGCCGGCGTGTACGACGCCGTCGCGGACCTGCTCGACGCCGTAGGCACCGAGCACGCCACCGTCCGGCGCGCCGCGCTCACCGCCGCCCTCGACCACGCACAGGACGCCCTCGCCGGGCCCCGGCTGCGGCGGTACGCCAGCTCCGCGGCCGAGCGGCGGCTGCATGCGCAGTACGCCGCCGCGCTGCCCCTCGCCGAGGCGGCGACCGCGCTCGCCTGGGCGGGGGAGGCCGTGACCGGGCGGGCCTCCGAAGGGCCCCGGCGGCTCGCCGCCGCCCTGCGCGGCGGCACGCACACCGGGCCGCTGCCCGCGCCTCACCGGTCGGCGCCCGCCCTGCGCGCCCTCGACGACGCCCTGCTGCGCGCCGCCGAGGCCTTCGACCAGGGCGAGGGCGGCGATCTGCACACACGTCCGCGTACCGCAGGGGACCTGTTCCGCACCGCCTTCGGGGCCGGCGGGCGCGAGTACGGGATCCGGGTCGCCCTCTGCTTCGGGGCCAGCGCCGCCTTCGCGCAGGCCCAGTACCACTCGCACTGGTACGGACAGCACGCCCACTGGTACTGGCTGCCCGCCACCGCCGTCTTCCTCGTCAAGCCCGACCTCGGGCCGCTCGCGTCCCGTGTCCTGTGCCGTGCCGCGGGGACCGTCCTCGGAGCGCTCCTCTTCGCCGGGTTCGCCGCCGTGCTGCCCCGGCCGGAAGGGCTGATCGCGCTCGTCGCGGTCAGTGGTGCCCTCATCCCCGCGGCCACCCGACACTTCGCCGCGCAGACCGCCGTCGTCACCGTGCTCGTCCTCGCCCTCGTGATGGTGGGCGGGGAGCCCCAGGCCTCCGCCAGCCGGATCGGGGAGACGCTGCTCGCCTGCGCCATCGTCCTGGTCGTCGGGCACCTGCCGATGCCGGGGGAGCGGGGCGGGGGCGTGCGGGCCAGGCTGGCCGGCGCGGGCAGCGCCGCACACGCCTATCTCGTGCACGTCCTCAGCGAGTCCGACGACCGCGCCGCCCGCTGGACCCTGCGCCGCGAGGCCTACCGCACCCTCGCCGAGGCCCGCACCGCCATCGCCCTCGCCGCCGCCGAACTGCCCGCCCTCGCCCGGCACACCGAGGGCACCGACGAGGTCGCGGCCCTCCTCGAACGGCTCGTCGACACCACGACCGCATGCGCCGTCCACCTCGACGACACCGGCCGGCTGACCGCCCGGCACACCGAGCGGCTCACCGAACTCCTGGACGAACTGGCCACGCGGCGGGAGCGGGTGGGACTACGGGCTCGCGAGATCCCCGGCCTGCCCATCGCCGTCTAGGGCAGGGGAAGTCAGGGCAGGGAAGTCAGGGCAGGGAAGTCAGGTCAGGGAAGTCAGGTCAGGCCGCGTCAGCCGATCCGTATCCACACCGGCGCGTGGTCCGAGCCCGGTGTTCCGACCCGGCCCGCGGGGTCCTCGCCCACCGACGGAAGGTCGAGGGCTTCGTCCTGCCGGTCGGGCAGGCCCGTCCCCGCCTGCGTGATGCGGTGGACCAGCCGGTGGCTGGTCAGTATGTGGTCGATCAGCTCCGCGCGCTTGAAACTGACGCGCGAGAAGCGCCGATCGGCGGGGATCCGCGGGGCGACGTTCCACAGCCGCGCCGCGTCTCCCTTGTCCGGCGTCTCGAAGGCGTGTTTGTCCTGCTCCTCGAGCGTGGACCCGGGCGGCCCGACCAGGATCTGCGTGGTCGCGGCGTACACCACGTCGTTCATGTCGCCGAGGACCATCACGTCCCGCTCCCGCCCGTCCCCCGCGAGCAGCTTGTCCGCGAGGATGCGCAGAGTCGCCGCCTCAGCGGCCCGCCGGTAGAGGGCGTACGCGCCGAAGCGGGCCCGTTCGGCCTCGTCGAGTGGCTGGAAGCGCTTGTTCGGGTACGACAGCAGCTTCGACTTGAGGTGGGCGACGGCCACATGCAGAGGTCCGTGGTCACCGTCGGTCTCCACCGCCAGCAAGCCGCGGCTCGTCTCCTTCTCCTTGTCCTCGGGGTTCTGGCCGTCGAGGGTCTGCACGGGGTCCAGCCCGGGCGCGAACGCGGTCACGTCGTGCCTCACCCGCAACTCCCGCCGGCTGAGGAAGCCGACGCGGATGCCCCGGCGGTCGGCGTGCTCGGAGAGCGCCGTGTGCCACTCCCCGCCCACCGCCTTGACCAGATCGTGCAGCGCCTCTTCCTGCTTGACCTCCTGGACGCCCAGCAGCGCCGGGTCGAGCGCGGTGATCACGGAGGCGAGGGCCTCCACCTTCGCCTCGTACTCGGCTTCGGTCCTGGGGGCGCCGTCGCCGCTGTCCGGCAGCATCAGATTCTCGAGATTCCACGTACCGACGAGCATGTCGGGCCCCTTCCAGAAGCCGTGCGACGGGCGGTGGTGAGGCCAGGGTGCACGCGCCCGCGCCGCCGGGACAGGGCGGCGACGGGATGCGCGGTTCACCCCCTGCGAGGGCACGACGGCGTCGTACGGTGCCTGCATGACGCCTTCTCCCGCCGGTCTCATCATCACCCGGTGCACGGTGCTCACGCACGACGATCATGAGCGGATCGGGTTCGCGGAGGATGCCGCGATCGTCGTACGGGACGGGGCCGTCGAGGCGGTGGTGAGCAGCGCGGAGGCCGAGGGGCTGCCCGCCGCCGAACGCATCGACGCCCGCGGCCAGGTCGCGATGCCGGGCCTGATCAACTGTCATACCCACGCCCCGATGGTCGCCCTGCGCGGCATCGCCGAGGACCTGCCCACCGAGGAGTGGTTCAACGACGTCGTGTGGCCCGTCGAGTCCAACCTCACCGAGAAGGACGTCGAGTTGGGCGCCCGGCTCGCCTGCGCCGAGATGATCCGCGGCGGCGTCACCTGTTTCGCCGACCACTACTTCGCCATGGACGCGGTCGCCGCCGTCGTCGCCGAGTGCGGGATCCGCGCCCACCTCGGGGAGGCGTACTTCTCCTCGCAGGGGCAGCAAGGGCGGGAGAACTCACTGGAGTTCGCGCTGCGGCACCGCGGGGGCGCAGGCGGCCGCATCACCACCGCCCTCGCCCCGCACGCCCCTTACACCGTCACCGACGCCGACCTCGCCGCCACCGCCGAACTCGCCCGCGACCACGGCCTCCCGGTGCACATCCACGCCTCCGAGAACCGCGACCAGGCCGAGACCAGCCTCGCCCGGCACGGCGTCACACCCGTCGAGGTACTCGAGCGCACCGGACTCCTCGACACCGACACCCTCATCGCCCACGGCACCGGCATCCTCGACCGAGACCTGCCCGTCCTGGAGCGAGCGGGCGGTCGTACGGCCGTCGCGACCGCGCCCCGCGGCTACCTCAAGTTCGCCTGGCCGAGCACCACCCCGGTCCAGGCCCTGCGCGACCTCGGCATCCCGGTGGGACTCGCCACCGACGGCGCCGCCTCCAACAACTCCCTCGACGTGTGGGAGTCGATGGCGCTCACCGCCCTCGTCCAGAAGTCGACCACCGGCGACCCACGCCGGCTCACGTCCCGGGACGCCCTGCACCACGCCACCCTCCAGAGCGCGCGGGCCGTCGGACAGGGCGACCGCCTCGGCAGCATCGCGCCCGGCCGGCGGGCCGACATCGTCCTCGTCGACCTCACCGGGCCGCACACCCAACCCGTCCACGACCTCGCGGCGACCCTCGTCCACAGCGCCCGCTCCTCCGACATCCGCACGACGATCGTCGACGGGCGGATCCTCATGCGCGACCGCGAGCTGCTCACGCTCGACGTCCCCGCGGTGGTGCGGGAACTGGGGGAGCGCATGCCTGCCCTCCTGGACCGGAGCCACGGCCGACGCATCCAGGAGTACGACACCTGAGCCGGCTCCGTGATCACGATGAGTGCGACTTCTGACACGGATGGTGCGCCTGATGTTCGCCACGTGACCGAATCATCACGGTCCGCAGTGAACGAGTGTCAACTACGTCTCAGTCGCGTCACTGACCGAGGCGTTTGGCCCGGGGAAGGCGTTAACTCCTACAAGTACGACGCTTTCTGGAGGTGCAGGGTGGTGAACGGGCGAACAGTGCTCGAACGCTTTCCCGCAGGCGGGCCGCGTGGATCGTGGCCGGCGGAGGAGTTCGCGCACGCGCGGCGTCAGGAGGGACTGGCGGCCGAGGTTGTCATGGACCTCGCGACCGACACGTTCCTGGTGATCGTCCGGGGCGGCGACGTCACGGAGTGACCGTCCTGGCGCAGGAGACGACTCAGCCCGCCTTCGGGGCGGGCAGTTTCGTCGTGAACTGATCCGCCTGAAGCGAGTACAGCTCCGCGTAGATCCCCCCGGTCGCCAGCAGCTCGTCCGGCGTCCCGGACTCCACGAGCCGGCCCTCCTCGAGGACGTGTACCAGGTCCGCGTGGCGCACGGACGCCAGCCGGTGGGTGATGAGGACGACCGTCTGCCCGGTGCCGGCCAGGGCCCGGATCTTCTCGAAGACCTCCAGCTCGGCCCGCGCGTCCAGCGCCGCCGTCGGCTCGTCCACGATCAGGATGCGCCCGCGCCGGTATGCGGCCCGGGCGATGCCGAGCCGCTGCCACTGACCGCCGGACAGCTCGTGCCCGCCACTGAAGTTGCGGGCGAGCAGCGTGTCCAGGCCGCGTGGCAGGTCCGCGACCACCTCCTCCGCACCCGCCTCGGCGACCGCCGAGGCCAGGCGCTCCTCGGTCAGCGGCGCCGAGGAGCGGCCGACGGCGACGTTCACCCGGGCCGTGAACGGCCAGCGTTTGAAGTCCTGCGCGACCATCGCGATGCGTTCGGCCAGCTGGTGCCGGTCCGCGGTCGCCGCGTCCACGTGGTCCCACAGGATCCGGCCGTGGTCCGGTTTGTACAGTCCGGCGAGCAGCTTGACCAGGGTCGTCTTGCCCGAACCGTTCTCTCCTACCAGCGCGACGATCCGTCCGAGCGGCAGGGTGAGGGTGACGTCGTCCAGCGCTGGACGGGCCGCGTCACCCGGGTAGCTGAACGTGACGTTCTCGAAGCGGATCTCCCGCGGATCCTCCGGAAGGGCGGCCCCGCCGACCGGGATGGCCCGCTCGGCAGCCTCCTTGTACAGCCGCTGCAGATCGCCCACGAACAGGGCCTCCTCGTGCAGGGCGTTGACCTCCAGGACGAGGGTGTCCAGGCTTGCCGAGCCGGTGCGGATCGCGATCACCGCCGTCCCCGCCACGGACAGCCCCATCATCCCGGAGACCAGCAACCCGCCCAGCGTCGCGTACGTCGCCACCGTCGCGATGCCCGTCCAGGCCGCCGCGATCAGGCCCGTACGGGCGGCGAGCCGGGCCAGGCGGGCCTGCTCAGCCTCCGCTGTCTCCGACATCGCGCGGAAGTGGCGCAGCAGGAAGGGGCCGACCCCGTGCAGCCGGATCTCCGGGGCGGCCGCCGGTTCTGTGAGCAGGCCGCTGAGCAGGTAGCCGGCGCGGGCGTGCTGCACCCACGTGTGGAAGGACTCGTAGCGGCGGCGCGCGTTCGTCAGCGCGCTCCACGCGCTCGGCAGCGTCATCGTCACCAGCAGCGGGAGCAGGGCCGGGTGCAGCACGGTCAGCACACTCGCGGCGGCGATCAGGGAGATCATCCCGTTCACCAGGCGCGTGGCGTGCGCGATCATGCGCCGGGCGGAGGAGGCACCGTACTGCGCGGTGTCCAGCAGCTTGTGGAACGCGTGGTCCTCGATCGCGGCCAGCTCCACCGTTGCCGCCCGCTCCAGATACCGCTCCGTCGCCACCCGCTCGACCTTGGGCTCCAGGCGGCCGGTGGCGTACGTCGACGCGGCCCTCAGCAGCGTCGCGACGAACATCACGGCGGCCACGGTGATCAGCGCGGGGGCCGCGCCGCGCAGCCGGTCCTCGATCGAGCCGCCGGTCATCAGCCGGGCCAGCACACTGTTCACCGCGAGCAGGCTCACCGCCTGCGCCACGCCCCGACCCGCCTCCGCGGCCAGCACTACGCGCGCGGCACGCCGGTCGGCCTGCCAGGCGAGCCGGAAGCTGGACGCGAGCAGCGAGGGCAGCCGGGTCAGCATGGCGCGGAAGTTCAGCTCCAGGAACGCGTCCGCGTGCTGGTTCCAGCCCATGTCGTAGCGCAGCGGGCCGCCGAAGAGCAGCCGCTCCGACTCGGACACCTCGGGCTTGCCGGCCTCGCGCTTCTTCGCCACCGTACGACCTCCCCCGATCGTGGACGACGGCCCACTATCGCGGGGCGGCCCCGGTCAGGGGAGGGCGCATGGAGGGATGTGGCGAGCGCGCGGGCGTACGCCGGGTCGGGTGCGTGCCACACCGGGATCAGCAGGCCCCCCGCGGAAGGCGGATCACGCGCTGATGGGCCGCGACCACGTCGGTGTCGTCCCCGTCAGCCGGCACAGGGTCAGGTAGAGCGGGATCGGCGGGGTGTACGGAAGCGTGCCGTCCGGCCTGTGGATGAGGCCCGGCGTGGCGTGCGGGGAGCCCGGGACGAGCGCGCCGGTGGCATACCGCGAGGGGGAGGGCCACGGCAGGGCGTAGTCGGAGTCCGAGGGGACGATCCACCACCAGTGCGCCTCGTCGGCGTAGACGCACCCCACCCGTGGCAGCCTGGGCATGACAAGCGGACCCAGCTCGGCGGGCGTGGCCACCGCGTCGCAGCCCAGAGGCGCCCTCATGCCGTCGGGCACGGCCAGCCGACGGGGAGCCGCCTCAGGCGTGCGCAGCCCGCGCCTCGTACGGACGAGCGTGTCCATGCTGAGCACCAGACCCCTGCCGGAAGCGGCGCTCACGCCCTTCCCCAGTCCTGGATTCGCCCGAGCGACGGGATCCCCACGGGCCCCGTCCGGTGGTGGTGCGGGTGGGGGATCAGGCCGGGGGCGTCGGCCGGGTGCCCGCGGCGCGCAGGGGGAATCGTTCCGGCAGCTTCGGCCGGGTTCGGGTGTGTTCGTCCGGTTGGTTCGTGTTCGTCGGCCGTGATTCGGTGCGGGTGTCCGGTGGTCTCGTCTTCGTCGGCCGTGTTTCGGTGCGCGTGCCCGGTGGTCGCGTCTTCGTCGGCCGTGCTCCGAGGCGTCTGCCCGGTGGCCCGGCCTTCGTCGGCCGGGTTCTGGTGCGTCTGTCCGGTGGTCGCGCCTTCGTCGGCCGTGCTCCGAGGCGTCTGCCCGGTGGCCCGGCCTTCGCCGACCGGGATCCGGTGCGCGTGCCCGGTGGTCTCGTGTTCGGTGGCCGTGTTCCGAGGCGTCTGTCCGGTGGTCGCGTCTTCGTCCGCCGCGTTCCGGTGCGCGTGCCCGGTGGTCGCGACTTCATCCGCCGCGTTCCGGTGCGTGTGTCCGGAGGCCTCGTCTTCGGCTTCGCCGGCCGGGCTCCGGTACGCATGCCCGGTCGTCCCGTCCTCGTCCCCCGTGCCGTCGGCCGGGCGGCCCGGCCTGGGGCGGGCGCCCCAGCCCAGGTCGTTGCAGGGCTCGGCGGGATCGAGGGGGGCCGTGGCCTGGCGCGCCAGCTCGGCCCAGACCAGCAGTCCCGGCCCGTGCTCCTGTGCGCCCCAGGAGTGACACAGGGCGTCGACGAGGAGCAGTCCCCTCCCGTGCTCCTCCTCGGGCCGCTGCGGCGACGGATGGGGCTCACCCGGTGCGCAGCCCTCGTCGCGCACGGCTATGCGCACCAGGTCGTCGCCGTCGTGCAGTTCGACGACTACGACATTGCTCGCGGTGTGCACGATCGCGTTGGTCACGAGCTCGGATATGACCAGAGCCGCCGTGTCGCAGGTGTCCTCGCACACCGACCAGCCGGACAGTCGCGCCCGTGTCAGACGTCTGGCCTGCGCGGGGGAACCCGGATGTGCGGCCAGCTCGAAACGGAACCGGCGCTCGGCAGCGGCCCGTTCGGGAACCGCTCCCGCGCTGGCGCCGAAACCGATGGGGCGGCCTGCGGCGGCGTCTGTTCCTAAGGGCGCGGACGGAATCACGCTTGCCACTATCGCCCCGCCGTGAACACTTGGCAAGTGTCACTCTGAAAAATGCAGAGTGCTGTGTGACGCGGTGGAACGCCGTGGCACACTGCTCGCAACAGCATGTCGAGCGGCGCCAGTTGGGATCACCGGAGATCCGCACAGATCTTCGAATGGGTCTTCGAATGG includes these proteins:
- a CDS encoding endonuclease/exonuclease/phosphatase family protein codes for the protein MLVGTWNLENLMLPDSGDGAPRTEAEYEAKVEALASVITALDPALLGVQEVKQEEALHDLVKAVGGEWHTALSEHADRRGIRVGFLSRRELRVRHDVTAFAPGLDPVQTLDGQNPEDKEKETSRGLLAVETDGDHGPLHVAVAHLKSKLLSYPNKRFQPLDEAERARFGAYALYRRAAEAATLRILADKLLAGDGRERDVMVLGDMNDVVYAATTQILVGPPGSTLEEQDKHAFETPDKGDAARLWNVAPRIPADRRFSRVSFKRAELIDHILTSHRLVHRITQAGTGLPDRQDEALDLPSVGEDPAGRVGTPGSDHAPVWIRIG
- a CDS encoding ABC transporter ATP-binding protein, yielding MAKKREAGKPEVSESERLLFGGPLRYDMGWNQHADAFLELNFRAMLTRLPSLLASSFRLAWQADRRAARVVLAAEAGRGVAQAVSLLAVNSVLARLMTGGSIEDRLRGAAPALITVAAVMFVATLLRAASTYATGRLEPKVERVATERYLERAATVELAAIEDHAFHKLLDTAQYGASSARRMIAHATRLVNGMISLIAAASVLTVLHPALLPLLVTMTLPSAWSALTNARRRYESFHTWVQHARAGYLLSGLLTEPAAAPEIRLHGVGPFLLRHFRAMSETAEAEQARLARLAARTGLIAAAWTGIATVATYATLGGLLVSGMMGLSVAGTAVIAIRTGSASLDTLVLEVNALHEEALFVGDLQRLYKEAAERAIPVGGAALPEDPREIRFENVTFSYPGDAARPALDDVTLTLPLGRIVALVGENGSGKTTLVKLLAGLYKPDHGRILWDHVDAATADRHQLAERIAMVAQDFKRWPFTARVNVAVGRSSAPLTEERLASAVAEAGAEEVVADLPRGLDTLLARNFSGGHELSGGQWQRLGIARAAYRRGRILIVDEPTAALDARAELEVFEKIRALAGTGQTVVLITHRLASVRHADLVHVLEEGRLVESGTPDELLATGGIYAELYSLQADQFTTKLPAPKAG
- a CDS encoding amidohydrolase, encoding MTPSPAGLIITRCTVLTHDDHERIGFAEDAAIVVRDGAVEAVVSSAEAEGLPAAERIDARGQVAMPGLINCHTHAPMVALRGIAEDLPTEEWFNDVVWPVESNLTEKDVELGARLACAEMIRGGVTCFADHYFAMDAVAAVVAECGIRAHLGEAYFSSQGQQGRENSLEFALRHRGGAGGRITTALAPHAPYTVTDADLAATAELARDHGLPVHIHASENRDQAETSLARHGVTPVEVLERTGLLDTDTLIAHGTGILDRDLPVLERAGGRTAVATAPRGYLKFAWPSTTPVQALRDLGIPVGLATDGAASNNSLDVWESMALTALVQKSTTGDPRRLTSRDALHHATLQSARAVGQGDRLGSIAPGRRADIVLVDLTGPHTQPVHDLAATLVHSARSSDIRTTIVDGRILMRDRELLTLDVPAVVRELGERMPALLDRSHGRRIQEYDT